Within the Thunnus thynnus chromosome 23, fThuThy2.1, whole genome shotgun sequence genome, the region AAAAGGTTTGATGAAGGCACTGACTAAAAAGTTATTCAACATATCACTGCCCATGTTTACTACTGTTGGTGTTGCAGAGGACATAATTATCTGAGATATTTCTAATTTActattttaaatgaattatttcAGCCATACTTTCATtattataaagtaaaaatatcaaatcagCTTTGATCTGCAGCAATTTCATATTGTTAGAAATGTATCTGTATTAATTTTGCAATGGACTATGTATATAGATCTatatataaagggctcattctaaggtttaaaaaaatcacaacgattcttattttcaggtgattaaacactaattgaaacatacttttaaatattatattccatttgtGCCGTGTcagttctgctagatgccattaagttctgcacactgcacctttaattcATATCAGCTGAAAAACATGGGAGAGTCACAGACGGCGAGCACATTACAACTCCTTTAACCTCCTGTCACAAAACATTAATGATGTGCTACCAAGTAAAGAAATTTAGCAGATTCCTCGTTTGAAATTCAAATAGAGTTTGACATAAAATCTTAAGGCAAATAgtggagcagacagacagtggGCAGCCAGACATCCTGCACTAAAAGACTACCTCGGAAGTGCTCACATTGTCTTATCATTGTAAATTAGGGCTTCACCCAACAGTGGTTGTTTGATCAAGTGACAGTAAGGTTAAGCAAACTCTATGTGCAAACCTTGTGTGCTTACTTGTCATCTGCTGAGCGTGATAAGGGCGCAGTTTATGACATTTGGCAGCAATTCTGCATTCATTATAATCCTGTTTGGACAATGGGACATTCGCAGTAGGTCAATTACATCCTTGTTTACAAAATCAACAAAGGGCATTGACTTACTTGGAATGAGTCGAGGACTTTCTTATCATTAGTTTCATGCCAATCTCTCCAAACAGTAATATGCGTCCACAAGGTTATCTAATATTCCCCCGTATAAGTTTTAATCTTGTGTCAACTCAAGTTTTCTGATAACTGCCccttttacagaaaatgtgggAAGTAGGAGCAAAAAAGCTCTCtgacttcagtgtttttgaCATGACTGAAGAAAGCTAAAAGCATGTAATTGAACAGCGAGTTAACCTATTCACCTTTGCTTTAACACTGCCACGCATCGCTTCAGCTCAGCACTTAAGTAGGTGGATTTCCATTTCCATCATGCCGATGGTGAATTGAATATAAATGTGAATCACAGCTTACAGTGGCTGACATGAAATAATTTGAAAGGTTTTGCTGGATTTAGCAGGGATGCAATCAGTCTGAGTTCTACCAGGGGACAAGATAAATATCTACTGAACTAACACAGTAATTATCAAAAAGAGGATAGAAGAAGTTCGCTCTCTTATACACCTTGTTACATGTGCTTATACTAATTTATCCTAATTGAattcttttatttctaattttaaCCTGCATGCAATCAATGATTGGCACAAAATATACAAGCTTGTCTGAAGGAAGATCAGCAGTTCAGCTAAAGAAACAAAGACGCAAAGTTGTAAACACTCCTTCAGCTATAATTAGCTAAACAAACCAACTGTTTACAATGTTTTGACAGCGTAATAACATCCTGGAAAGATTCTTATTCCAAGTCATGAGTGTGTTACTGTCTTTCTTTTGATCCAAATTGCTCTAAcataattagatttttatttttggaatgTATATACAAACATTTCAAGCTTTCAAACTAATCCAAAAATCCTATTATATTGTATCTAGAGTATAGGTAGTTCAACAAATCTGTCCAGTTTGCATAAGTCTGAACCCTGTTCCAGTGTGGACAGACGGGGTAAACACTTGGTGATAAAATACTTGGCTTTTTTCTTGTGTGACTTTGATTTCATTCAGGTTTTATTTGGGATTGTACCTCAATTTCATCAGTGCATTTTATTGTGCCAATGTGTGTTTGGGAGGCCCTTTTCCAAAGAGCACAAAGGAAGCAGACAGTTCTCCGAAATGTGTTGCCCCACCAATCAAGTGGCAGTCCtttcttagtttcagtttctttaTTATGAGATCAATGTGATGTTTCCAAAGAAGAACTGAGAACTTATTTAGCAGTCTGAAGAAAGCCCTCTATGATTGAAGTGCCAGCACCTGTATGAAATTCACTCAAGTTTTATTTCAGCAAAACATCATATCCTTTGACTGCAGCGAACCACATTTTTTTGAAGACACAGTGATTCATCAACCGGACTTCGGCATGTCCCGCCGTTGCTGACAGGCTCGGTGTGTCCGGCGAGAGTTACATTTCATCTAGTGATGATTTATTCCTCACAGCTTACCTTGCAGCTTGGTCTTGGGGATTTTCCCACAGGGCTTGGTGGCTGTGACGGTGGTTGCGCAAGTCGCATCCATGAGCGCTCGCTTCAGCACACCTGTCCTGTTCTTCTTTCCCGTCGCCAGATCGCACTCCCCCCAAGCCTGGAAGTCGTACTTGCATTCCCCTAcgacaaagagagaaatcagATACTTAATTAGACGCTTTTGTTCGGTAGAGTAGCTCTGAGGAGGCATCGTATAGAAGCGATCAAGCAGAAAACACAGTAAGATGATACACTGCAGcctctatttttgttttaaaaaaagcaacCAATTGCAATCAGTCAATGAAACAAGCCCATTGAGTCTGAGAGGAGTTGTGAGTCATACACTGTGAATGGTTGTTTAATGAGCAGTCTTAATCTACTTGGTTATTATCTCCTTCTTATCAATAGAAACTGTCCAAGATCCACAGAGAGAGTTCTGCTAACACCTCATCACCAGACGCGGTTATTAACAACAGCATAAAAGATGCTTATAGCTTTTTTGCTTACAGGAACAGATGGTGCTTCACGGTTTTGATCTTATATTTCCAACTGTATATGATGACACCCGCTAACAGATGAATGCAATCAAAAAACTGGCTGCTGCTCAGCCTGGAAATAATGGACAGATGTAATCTTGGCAGCCGAGTATTGGAAGTACTTTCAACAgcactttaaataaatttcACATATGTGCTTTCATTTGATATTAAATGTAACCCACCTTAAACTCGGCCCCAGAGGATGCAAGCTTACTCCAGAAAATGGCAGCAGTGGTTATAGAGTATGTcatagaaatgtgtgtgtgtggtctgtcataggctactttcagggacaaatTTCAGTCTTAAGACCAGTTGATTGGGAACAGCTTGTCCAACGAAGGACAAAAGCCCCAATTGggaaaaaactgatttttgggtcagtggttagggttagggttagggttagggttatggttaggcaagtagtggtgaTGGTTAGGATAAGGGTAAATCACCAGGAAATGAAGGTAaatctatgtaatgtccccaaaagtgacatagcacaacgtgtgtgtgtgtgtgcaagtgtgtttgtgtactgtatgtccatGTCTCTCATATCTCCCTCCATTATTTTGTTGCCACTCTAGCCGGGTTCCCTTGAGGCTGTGACACTCATTCGTCAGCTTCCTCTCACATGAAAGCGTCGGGCCCCCTTGTCACTGCCTCTGAGATCCCAGGGTGCTCATCAGACGAGGGGAGAGGGGAGATAaggggtgaggagaggagggacGGAGAGCAGGGAGAGGGGGTGACGGGGCCATTGTTGCAAGAATCCCACAGGGACTTCCTGAGCATCCAACTTAAAACCCCGCGCCTCCATACCTACTGTATAATTTGTCTCTGAGAGAGATTCCTTCCTGCTCCTGGGAATTTAGCTGGCAGTCATGTCCTCTTTAAGATGTCACATACAAGTAGGCGAAAAAAAATTGtgtgcacacacccacaaaccAGCAATCCTATATCTAAACAGAGTTCTATATATCTTACTTATTGGCTGAAAAAGATCTGttcctttaaaatgacagaGTTCCTTCCCTGCCTTTATGAAATGTTGGAGGATGTAATGAAAAACTTTCTGTACATGACTGCAAGAGATGGGAAAGATCGGTAAGGTATAATTTACTTATGTCTATAATTTTTTGAGTTATTgaatttttcattaattaaataTCATCATGGTATATTGTTCATAAATTATGCCCTTCCATTTTCagaataatgacaataatgacaataataatgtCTCTGTTAATGCAAATATAGCTTGGATAATCATAggattcatattttgttttaatgactaATCTTAATATTGTCATATTATAtccaaataaaaagaaaattctaaAAAAAGAATCTATAACTCTTAAAAACTAAGTTATCCACATATTCATGAATTCTTGAATGCTGTGATATGCTcttattttatgcattttattcatgtttggTGGGCAAATTGTCATGGGTCAACACATGTTTGGCCGCAGTTTGAGGTTTAGCAGCTAACATTTAAAGAGCTACTCTTACAATTTAGTTATATTTTACTAATTCCATAAAGTTGAAAGACTTACTGGATGTGTTAAGACTTGGAGACAGATTTAAAACGAATGGTCAAAATGAACACAGCAGAGAccgagatatcctgacttttagtcacTAGTGTGAATCAATCTCCAGAATTGCTGGATCCTACATTCCCCATAATGCAGTTTGGTAGCATATTTTGTCAGTGTCTCTGTGCCTGGTAAATGTGGACAGCGTTTAAACTCaacacctccagtttgtaacaGCTTTTAGTAATAAATATAAGACTAGAAATCTCCTTCAAGCGCTACAGACGACAAGTCATATGACAAGTAAACTGACTTTGATGTATAAAAGTGGTCCTTCAGTGCCATGAAAAAGAGTATTTCCTCGCAGATTCAAGTTATTCattctcactttctttctcatcattgctttttctgtttcaggttttatgtttgtgcagCTTTTTGTACCAGCACTGTGTGAGTATTTTTATGGTCTATTGAATAGAAACCCATTAGCTCTAGTGTTGGTTACCCACATCACCTGCCCCACAGAGAAgagttttcctgtttttgggTCATGCCTCTGGAAACCCTCGCTCTACAGCATTTTGCACTTCCTATTTTTAAGCACAACATTTATATTCCTTGTCTCACTCTGTATTGTTGTGTTGTACTTTCAGGCTCAAAACTACTGTAAACCTACAGTAGTtctcatgtgtttgtttttttttaaggatctTTGGgggtttgattttcttttttagacAGATGTAATAGTTTTTACAATTGGGTTGTCAAATCTTCCAGTGTACCCAGATAAAAACTCATAATTCCAAGTTTATGATTTGTCTGATAATAGCACCTGAGCACAGTAAAATGTTGTTGCTTAGTGATACCTGCCAGTGCTTATCTTGCTATTTTACTAACAAAATAGGCTTTAAAATTCAAGGCAGAGAGACATTTCTACTGAGCAGCACCATATCTGAATCCACATTTAGCTGCCAGGGTGACATTGCGGGGTCTTTTCACACCAATTTCGATGCATTTTCTGGGGCATGTGCACCTAATGTTACAGTACTTATCTTTGCAGAAATATCACTGGCCTTGATTTTAATAACACAAGAGGGttttcatttactttcttttcatttcttttttttttttgtccccttAACTAAGTTTCCACAATTTAAAGGCCAGAGGCATGTAACTTATTACCACAGCTACCAAACTTTTTTCTGCTATAATCTATATAGCCATTTAGCAGGACCATTATTTCCTGTGGTGTGTTCATCACTTGTGACAGGCTCATTGCGGTGTAGCAGGCTCCTGCCTGACAGGCCTTACTGGGGGAACAAAAGTCCCCAAGGTTTGTCACATTTCAGCTCTGAAGGCTGAATACTCTCAAGCccaaaaagcaaatgaaaaagcaaGATTCCTGTGTTTTCCTTGGCGGTGTATCACATCCTCACCAGACATTTCTGTTGTAACTCTAATTAGCTGGCTTACCCATACCTATTGTGAAAATGGGACAattgtttgtgtgaatgaagGGGAGAGGAATGGGGGCCTTGCACTTgtatagaagaagaaaagattcTAAATTATGTGGTAATTTTCTTAACTTATAGTTTCTGTATTGCTACACAGCAAAATCTGAATCTTAGCACTTCTACCTCACCTCCAAACTTCTTCTTCCAGTTGCAGGGGATCTTGCAGCGTTGGGTCTTGATGGTCTGCTTGCAGTCGGTGCCGGTGCGTGTTCCCTCCCTGGTGCCGAGTCCGCAGTCCCCCTCATTGgcgacacacacactccactgCCAATCCCCACAGTCTGACTTGCGCTCCTTCTTTCCTGTATGGACCAAACAGGCACTTTAAGACCAGTGTTGAAACCAGCTAACATCTTACCTATATAGTTAGAAGCAagtcaaaactttttttcaagtcaagtcaggtTTGTAAGGAGTCAAAATTCAAGTAAATCAAGTTACACAACAATCAAGTCACATCTAAAGTCTACATTTTTGTCTTAAGTCATGTTTCAAGTCTCAGTCTCTTATTTCTGCAAGTCATGTAGATAAATTCAAAAGTGTTAAAATCTTTagctttattaaaacaaatgaaaactgcTATTAGCAGTGTTTATAAAAGCATTCACTCCCTCTCGACTTTGTATGTTAATTCAAGGTAAATTTAATAAGTTTTAAGTGCATTTGCTCATTTCCATGTCAGggcagttttatttaaaagagCATGTTTCATACACAGAGGTAGATTTAAAGTGATGTTAAAACAACACGATTTCAAATTTAtatagaaatgaaaataaaaaaaaaagataattaagAAGTAAACTAAAGTAATAAaagaatagaaataaataaataaaaacataaaaaataatttaaaagacCATTGGTCCAATGCAAatgaactgtttttatttaatttaaattaggCAGAATGTTATTGTCTTTACCCAAGTGGGATTTATCTgacttattttgctgttttgcaAGATATTGCTATTTGTTTCTGGTAAATCCTCACAGGAGACACAATTACTTCAAACCcaaaggcttcattttttttcattttcatatatttttaagaGTTCTGTCCGACTAAATGATTAGTTAAGAGGAACATTTTAACAGGAGTGATAGCTCTGTATATTACTCCATTTAGGAAAAGTCAGTTTTATGTTTATGAGGTGAAATGAGTTTGTTGTGAAACTGCAGAGTCAttttcttcatatatatataagtattttacaagtaaaagagCAGCAGTAAGTTGAGGTGTTCTGGCTGCGTCTGAATATTTTAGATAAAATCAAGAAACTTAATCAATTCATATGGATTTGATTTAATAATGAACATCATGTTGCTCCTGTTTAATGTTAATATACCACGTGGGAATCTAAACCTGCAGAgatacattcattttctatggacTCATCTATGGTAGAAGAATCTATACTGATGTTTATAAAACTCACCTTGTTTCTCTACTTTGCCTCCTTCAGCTGCCATCACTGTTAGCACCAGGAGCGCCATCACGGCCACCCGTGTCCACTGCTTCTGTCCATGCATTCTGAAAGAGAGACCAGACAGTTGTTAGAGGAGAGTCCTTCTCACTTTACACAGTTTAAATGTCAGTCTGCACCGTTCTCTGCAATTAAGGAGTTATTTAGAGACGTGAAGTGTTTCTCAGCCTGCCTTGTCGACCTCTGTGTCGATTAATGATTTCCTATGTTACAAAACACTTCATTTCGAGAACTCTTGAGTTTTGAGAACTTGCCGAAAAAATGTGTCTGAACTAGCTGTTTGGTGGAACAGAAGGAGAAGAGCAATAGTTGTCCTAAGTCTCATGAGACGAGAGGAATAGCCTGGGGAATTTACATATCTcatcttttgtcttttccaCTGCACTGGATCGCAATATCAACATTTTGATTGTAAGCAGTGCCACTACACCCTCATAGatgggtatatatatatatatatatatgctgccAGTCTCTGTGAAATCATGACACGGGTAGATAAAGTCGCTATGCAAGTTTGATTTATCaaaacttgtgttttctcttctctctttattttgcAGGAGTAGAGGTTAAACAGTTTCCTTGTATTTCTGTTGAAGTCATGCAAAGTTGCTCACAAAACAACATGACATTGAGGCTGCATTGTTTATCAAGGGTACTATCAACGAAGGAATTGGTCCTTCTGTCTCCTCCCTGACGGATGTCTTTTTGTGGAACAATAGGGCAAAATGCCTAGTCTTCAAAGAAGCATTTACTCTTTGATTTGTAAGGGACTGACACCCAGACTCGTGTTAATTATCGGTGCTATGGTTGGCTTAGAATTGATTTAAGGGTCACGGAGAAAGGTTTTCTGCTATTGTGTGCCATAAAAGCTTCaatagttgtttggtttatttaatAGGCGTAAGAAATAGAAATGTTTGTAGAGCATTAGAAGTGTTTTATTGTGAATTTTGCTTTTAAGAACAAGATAGTATAGACACAACTGATGTTGAAGTCgcatttcagaaaataaatgatggctGCTCCGGTGTCATTCTTCACTTTTTGCTGCCAGAAGGTGCCAAAAGGCTTACTGAACTCTTCAATAGTTTCTCAAGAAAAGAATTACACCTGCTGCAGTAAAGCAAGAAACAAACAAGACGGCCTCTAGTATATTGCCACTGCGCAATATAAACTGTCATGGGAAAAATATTGTTGATCATCTGTCTCTACAGTGTAGTCCATTATTTGCACGGAGCTGCTGATTTTACAGATAACAAATGTGGCTTTAAGTTTAACAAATCAAACTAGTACTGTTGATCAAAATCAGAATTTCATTATTGGATCCAGCAGCTGATACTGGATCAGCAGAAAGCCATTACTGTCACTATCATCAGCCTAATGCACCGCAATGAAATTATTACAGAAAACCCATTCTCTTCAGCTTTCCtgccctcttcttcttttttttttgagtgaaatCCTCCAGCGGACGGTGCACTCTGAGACAGCATGAAACTGAAGCAATTACCAAGTGTCTGACGCCAAAAACTCTCCCCTGTGTTCAAATTCCTCTAGAAAGGTAGAGCCTGGCAGGAAAATAATATCCATTTGTCGTTTTTAATTAATCATGAGCCGGCTCTGAGGCCTTCATCCCATTGTGTAATGGACTTACATTCCcaacttttcattttacttACTTAAGACTCCACATAAGTTAAGTCTCAGTCTGTTTAGAGGACAGCGAAAGCCTTTGATATTTAAATCAGGTAACCTTACGtttaattattaaatgttattgtaATGCATTTTTATCTCGGATTGAATGTCTTCCAGCACTTTTTTGAAACTTATAATAAGCGTTATGGCTGCAAATGTAGACTGCCTAGCCTGCCAGGAAACGTCGTCTGGATCCTTCAGATGGTTCATTTTATACTTTTCTGACTGTGTCAGCTCACAGACAAACCCTGTTTTGATTAAATACTTCAGATACCATctcccagtttttttttttatttttttatgttgactcttttttaaaagatttcaaCTATTCATCTCCATAACCccgaaaaggaagaaaaacatcaaatcccTACAGTAAGAAGTATGTACAATAAGTTCTAAGAGATTCAGAGAGAAACCCCAGTGAAAGCTCCCAGATAAAGATCATTTTCCAAGAAAAAGGCATTGTGGCCTTTCATGAGATAAGAAAGCCTTTTCCTCAGTTAGTCACACATAGAGCGATGGGCTCTTGGTGCGGTGCAGAAAGGGTACAGGGTTGATGGCTTTGAATGAGCACTCTATACAGTAAggttaaagaaagaaataagtcTTAGAATTAAACTTATTTCACCGTTTCCTCTGTAGACGGAGAATCCTGAGAGACGACAggtttctcctcctccagaggTCAATAAATTAAACAGAAGTCTCTCCCCGGCCATGTAGCTCCTATTTCCAGAGCATGACAGCACCTATAATGGATGACCGGGTTGATCGGAGCATTTGGCTATCGTTCGGCAGGCATGTGTGCTGCCTGTGTAATGCTTTGATAAGAAGCGTTGGGGATTGCCAACTTAAAGGACGTCCACTTGTGCTTTTTCCATAAAgactctccccctctctttcttcaatacacagacagtcagacacacCTACAGCACTACATTTCCTGACAGCTAGAAGgggagcatttttttttttcatccaaatCTCAGCCCCTGGCAACCTGACCACTACTCGGTCACTTATTGGCGTGACTCAGACCCCCATAATTTGACTAACCAGCGGGGGGTTTATCAGCTCAATTCACCACCACCTGTCGAATCACATCATTCTTCCTTGTAGCCAACAAAGAGGGTGGtatttcatgtttcttttaGGGGAGATACTGATTCATTTTGCAAAATTATTTCAATGTCCTGCTGTAGTTGATACCCAAGTAGCTGGATATAAGAGAAAAGTCAGAAGAGAAGAGTCAGAAGAGAAGTTTCGTCAGTCATTTGTCTCCAGATTGGAAGTTTGATACTGCCATATTACCTCAAGATTTAGTGAAGTGAAACTCTTCAGATGAATGAAAGTCATTTAATGCCTCAGATAGTGTAGGGACATAAGAGACAGTGGTCAGTGTTAAATAAAGATGAGAGGTCAGGATCTCTCATCTCTCAGGGAGAAAAGTAAGCTGCTCTTTCATTGTTAAACTTGATAGactagacttttttttttttttgacatacaTAGAAATATTAAATGGATGAGAAAT harbors:
- the ptn gene encoding pleiotrophin, which translates into the protein MHGQKQWTRVAVMALLVLTVMAAEGGKVEKQGKKERKSDCGDWQWSVCVANEGDCGLGTREGTRTGTDCKQTIKTQRCKIPCNWKKKFGGECKYDFQAWGECDLATGKKNRTGVLKRALMDATCATTVTATKPCGKIPKTKLQDAKKQKKDGKKRERTQMD